TTTAATGCGATCGAGCCGCCGATCAATCCTACACCGATAATACTTATTTTCATCTCTTTAATTTATTAAAACAAAAAACCCCGTCCGTGGACGAGGTTTTAATTTATATACATAAGAATCCTTATCCCAAATTTGAGTTAGAAATTCCGTAATAATATGTTCTGTTGTTTAAAATCACAAAGCGAAGGTATAAAATATTTTTCAATTGAGAATAATTGAGGTCGTAAAATTTAATAAAATAAAAAGGTCAACATTGCTGCTGACCTCTTATACCCAAATAATAGGTATCTATACGATAAACAAATTTATGGATTGCTGATGATCAAAGTTGACGGAATATCAGATAACCAAATGCTTTTCGTGTCAATAAGGCCTTTCCAGCTTTTTTTACTGATCAACATCAGGTCCTGTGAATTCAGAAATTCCTTTTCAATCTTTTTCTCATTATATAAAGTGATATGATTGGGTGCTACCTGCTCTATGCTTCGGATTAATTCTTTCACCTCAATATTGCTTCTAATCTGTCCTGCGACATCCAGAATAATAATTTGAGAATTGTTGTTGTTTATTAATCGTTTAGCATATTCTAATAAATAAAAATCGCTTAAATTGAATATCGGAACAAAAACTTTATCCGCAGATGTAAATTCTTTTTCCACTAAAATTCCCACCGGAATTGTCGCTTTATCCAATACCTGAAGCGTAAGATCGTCAAAAGGAGAGGTGTTGAAAATATTTCCTTTTCCTTTTACGGTATTTAATAATTTTTCAGGATTAATGATTTTTGTAGTAAATCCTAAAAGTCTTCCCAATAAACTTCCTTCATACATTGATTTTCCAAGCATGATTAAAAGAAGGTCATAATTTCCTTTATTGGTAATATTGGTGAGATCATTTTCAACATCGGTTGATGCTTTGAAAAGGGTAGTAACTTCTAACTTCAAATCGTGTGAAGCCTCAATTACATTTTTAAACTGATCTTTTTCAAAATCATTAATATCAAAAGCGTGAAGTTCATCTACCGGAGCAATATTCATTGCGGTGATGCTTTTATTTCCATTCATTTTATGAGTGAAATTATCAGCAAGTTTTAGCAATGTGCTTCCTGATTCCGGAGTTTCAAAAGATAAGAGAACTCTGTATTTAGGATCATTTTCGCCTTCATCAAATTCCTCTTCCAAAGATGATTTTTTTCCTTTAAATAAATAATTGATAAGGTCAAGGCAAGGTCCCGTCATGAAAGTGGTAAACAACGCCATGATCACCAACATCGCGAACAATTCAGGTCCTAAAACTCCAAGATCATAACCGATATTCAGCACGATAAGTTCAGTTAAACCTCTGGTATTCATTAGAGCACCAATCGTGAGACTGTCTTTCCAGTTGATGTTGAGGAATTTTGCCGTTAATGCACTTCCTACGAATTTTCCGATAACAGCTGTTAAGATGATAAACCCACCGATTTTCCAAAGATGCGGATCATTCAATAACCCGATTTGCGTTCTTAAACCTGTAAATACAAAGAATAACGGAAGTAATAAAACTAAAGCTACATCTTCTACTTTTTCTACAAACAGACTTCTGAATTTCACGTTTTCAGGCATAATTGCTCCGGCCATAAATGCTCCGAAAAGTGCGTGAATTCCGATAACTTCTGTGGCGTATGATGAGATAATCAATATCAAAAAGAAAACGGCTACCAACGCTTTGCTGATGAAACCTTTTCCTTTTTGAGATTCTGCAATTCTGTTTAGGAACGGTCTTACCGCTTTGATCATGATGAAAACATACAAAATGGCCATCAAAATCACGAAAACCGAACCTGAGAAAGAACCCGCTTTTACAATCGCGATTACGGCTGCCAAAATACACCACGCGGTAATATCATCAGCGGCGGCGCAGGTAATAACAACGGTTCCTATTTTTGTTTTATGTAAATTTCTTTCCTGAACAATTCTTGCCAATACCGGAAACGCGGTAATACTCATCGCAATGGCTATAAACAAAGCAAATGAACTGAACTGAATTCCATCCGGCGCAAACTCTTTATATAAAAAATAAGAAAGCCCAACCCCCAAAGCAAAAGGAATAATAATACTTGCGTGACTGATAACAACGGCATCGTGTGCTTTTTTTCTTAAAACGCTCAAATCAAGCTCCATTCCGACGATATACATGAAAAGGATCAAACCGATCTGGCTTAAAAACTGTAAATTTCCTAATGATTCTTTCGGAAAGATAAATGCTGAAAGTTC
The sequence above is a segment of the Chryseobacterium sp. MYb264 genome. Coding sequences within it:
- a CDS encoding cation:proton antiporter, translating into MNLGKYKNIIFYVCTIAFFSCLMYWFFVEGKTLEIGENIPPSKATGSTMWENFTDSFLTNLHHPLALLLAQIVTIIMVAKLFGWICIKLKQPSVIGEMIAGIVLGPSLFGLYFPELSAFIFPKESLGNLQFLSQIGLILFMYIVGMELDLSVLRKKAHDAVVISHASIIIPFALGVGLSYFLYKEFAPDGIQFSSFALFIAIAMSITAFPVLARIVQERNLHKTKIGTVVITCAAADDITAWCILAAVIAIVKAGSFSGSVFVILMAILYVFIMIKAVRPFLNRIAESQKGKGFISKALVAVFFLILIISSYATEVIGIHALFGAFMAGAIMPENVKFRSLFVEKVEDVALVLLLPLFFVFTGLRTQIGLLNDPHLWKIGGFIILTAVIGKFVGSALTAKFLNINWKDSLTIGALMNTRGLTELIVLNIGYDLGVLGPELFAMLVIMALFTTFMTGPCLDLINYLFKGKKSSLEEEFDEGENDPKYRVLLSFETPESGSTLLKLADNFTHKMNGNKSITAMNIAPVDELHAFDINDFEKDQFKNVIEASHDLKLEVTTLFKASTDVENDLTNITNKGNYDLLLIMLGKSMYEGSLLGRLLGFTTKIINPEKLLNTVKGKGNIFNTSPFDDLTLQVLDKATIPVGILVEKEFTSADKVFVPIFNLSDFYLLEYAKRLINNNNSQIIILDVAGQIRSNIEVKELIRSIEQVAPNHITLYNEKKIEKEFLNSQDLMLISKKSWKGLIDTKSIWLSDIPSTLIISNP